From the Polynucleobacter sp. MWH-UH35A genome, one window contains:
- a CDS encoding acyltransferase family protein gives MKIAKQSHPKYRSDIDGLRAIAILSVMAFHGFPNLVPGGFIGVDIFFVISGYLISWIIFENLQEDNFSFINFYAHRIRRIFPSLLVLFLIVFLVGYFSLSTEEFSQLGRHIAGGAGFISNFILLNESGYFDIAAEAKPLLNLWSLGIEEQFYILWPLVAWIGLKLRLRFLLLVIALGIFSFGLNIFYVSSSPTYTFYFPATRFWELLIGSLIAGFAIKGNFLKKDWINLFSFAGFFMLLAGQFLIGVKSAFPGWWALLPTVGTALLIISGPTGFVNKNILTSKILVWIGLISFPLYLWHWPILVFFGLLCPSERTGLETLYLITLSFFLAWVSYRFVEKPIRGSGGSKTTIALICLMFVMGFVGYNTYVRDGLPFREAAKNTITLNQLMPNPNVPNCSVGEPAYPISQQPKECFANTKDGSWGTSVFLWGDSHVANFSYGMTADRIQKFDIQLRYLMKGGCPPVLNFSPSGNSECFKFNEFALDQIAKYRPSTVVLLADWVIYRKVGQNYLSNEMIVTTIDSLKSLGVKKVILVGNFPDFEVNQGRLGMNIFIPNLVSRTFKRLNFSSIQADKDIKEIAEKNDVYFVSPIGVLCNSEGCLISASESEFIPMAYDKTHLTYPGSDYFIRDSLGKNFFR, from the coding sequence ATGAAAATAGCAAAGCAAAGCCATCCAAAGTACCGTTCTGATATTGATGGATTACGGGCTATAGCAATTTTATCTGTAATGGCATTTCATGGATTTCCCAATTTGGTGCCAGGAGGATTTATAGGCGTTGATATTTTTTTTGTAATTTCAGGATATTTAATATCATGGATTATTTTTGAAAATTTACAAGAGGATAATTTTTCATTTATCAATTTTTATGCGCATAGAATCAGGCGAATATTTCCCAGTCTTTTAGTGCTTTTTTTGATTGTTTTTTTGGTTGGATACTTTTCATTGTCAACTGAGGAGTTTTCTCAGCTAGGGAGGCACATAGCTGGTGGGGCTGGATTTATTTCAAACTTTATTTTATTAAATGAGAGTGGATATTTTGATATTGCGGCCGAAGCGAAACCACTTTTAAATCTGTGGTCCCTGGGTATAGAAGAGCAGTTTTATATTTTATGGCCACTAGTAGCATGGATTGGATTGAAATTAAGACTTAGATTTTTACTGCTTGTGATTGCTCTTGGTATTTTTTCTTTCGGCTTAAATATTTTTTATGTAAGTAGCAGCCCAACATACACTTTTTACTTTCCAGCTACCCGTTTTTGGGAGTTACTAATTGGTTCGTTAATTGCTGGCTTTGCTATTAAGGGCAATTTCTTAAAAAAAGATTGGATAAATTTATTCTCTTTTGCTGGCTTCTTTATGCTACTGGCGGGGCAGTTTCTAATTGGCGTTAAAAGTGCATTTCCTGGATGGTGGGCTTTACTGCCAACTGTTGGAACTGCTTTATTGATTATTTCTGGTCCGACTGGTTTTGTTAATAAAAATATTCTGACATCAAAAATTCTCGTTTGGATTGGTTTAATTAGTTTTCCTTTGTACCTTTGGCATTGGCCAATACTCGTGTTTTTTGGGTTGCTGTGTCCAAGCGAGCGAACCGGCCTTGAAACGCTATATTTAATCACCCTTTCTTTTTTTCTGGCCTGGGTTTCTTATCGCTTTGTTGAGAAACCGATTCGCGGTAGTGGTGGAAGTAAAACTACCATAGCATTGATATGTTTAATGTTTGTAATGGGTTTTGTTGGATATAACACCTATGTTAGAGATGGGCTTCCATTTCGAGAGGCCGCCAAAAATACCATAACCTTAAATCAGCTTATGCCCAATCCCAATGTGCCAAATTGTTCCGTTGGCGAACCTGCATATCCTATATCACAACAACCAAAAGAATGTTTTGCCAATACTAAAGATGGTAGTTGGGGCACCTCTGTATTTCTTTGGGGTGACTCACATGTCGCTAACTTTAGTTATGGAATGACGGCTGATAGGATTCAAAAATTCGATATTCAACTTCGATATTTAATGAAAGGAGGCTGCCCTCCAGTCTTAAATTTTTCACCTTCAGGCAATAGTGAATGTTTTAAGTTTAATGAATTTGCTTTAGATCAAATTGCTAAATACCGTCCTTCCACAGTTGTTTTATTGGCTGATTGGGTGATTTATAGAAAGGTGGGACAAAATTATCTATCTAACGAAATGATAGTTACTACAATAGATTCCTTAAAGAGTTTGGGCGTAAAGAAGGTAATTCTTGTTGGTAATTTTCCTGATTTTGAAGTTAACCAAGGAAGATTGGGAATGAATATCTTTATTCCTAATTTGGTCTCTAGAACTTTTAAGCGGCTTAATTTTTCATCCATTCAGGCTGATAAGGATATTAAAGAAATTGCCGAAAAAAATGATGTTTACTTTGTTTCCCCTATTGGAGTTCTTTGCAATAGTGAAGGTTGTTTAATTTCTGCTTCTGAGAGTGAGTTCATTCCAATGGCTTATGATAAAACTCATCTCACATACCCAGGATCGGATTACTTTATCCGTGATTCCTTAGGCAAAAATTTCTTTAGATAA
- a CDS encoding DUF2946 family protein — MDNQVLRSLMKWPNVPDCYGWLALDRRGQWRMRDEFTQQNNLPGNIIKHQALNEFIARNYACDELGRYFFQNGPQRVFITLDATPWIVRIIPGKESPTIINQCHQAMETNGALSDENGNIYIIGKVNGTIYSRSDNQPFCENSSQSIALLHDHDLDHFSELAKLREEACSFGGSWVWEDKTLPLDPVLYAELAARFHFVANPTPQAS; from the coding sequence ATGGATAATCAAGTGCTGCGGTCGCTGATGAAGTGGCCCAATGTACCTGATTGCTATGGCTGGCTTGCTTTAGATCGTCGCGGTCAATGGCGTATGCGCGATGAGTTCACGCAACAAAATAATCTTCCTGGAAATATCATTAAGCATCAAGCCCTAAATGAATTCATCGCTCGAAACTATGCCTGTGATGAACTTGGTAGATACTTTTTTCAGAATGGTCCTCAACGGGTTTTTATTACCCTAGATGCCACGCCTTGGATAGTCAGAATCATTCCAGGTAAAGAGAGCCCAACCATAATCAACCAATGCCATCAAGCGATGGAGACCAATGGTGCATTAAGTGATGAAAACGGCAACATTTATATCATCGGTAAAGTAAACGGAACGATCTACAGCAGAAGTGACAATCAGCCATTTTGTGAAAATAGCTCCCAATCAATTGCCCTCTTGCATGATCACGATCTCGATCATTTTTCTGAACTCGCCAAGCTTCGTGAAGAGGCCTGTAGTTTTGGTGGATCATGGGTTTGGGAAGATAAAACATTACCCTTAGATCCAGTTCTTTACGCAGAGTTGGCGGCTCGCTTTCACTTCGTTGCAAACCCGACACCCCAAGCTTCCTAG
- a CDS encoding branched-chain amino acid transaminase — MSMSDRDGFIWTDGKLIPWREANIHVLTHSLHYGMGVFEGIRAYKTPQGTAIFRLPEHVKRLFNGTKIFQMNMPFSPEEVTKGIIDVVNSNKLEACYIRPIIFIGSQKLGISPKGNSIHTSIAAWEWGAYLGEDGLNKGIRVKTSSFTRHFVNSSLVRAKASGYYINSILANQEVTANGYDEALLLDTEGYVSEGSGENLFLVRNGIVYTPDLASCLDGITRDSVMQIAKDLGYEVREKRLTRDEVYSADEAFFTGTAAEVTPIRELDDRTIGDGKRGPITEKIQKTYFDAVYGRDDKYKSWLTYVK, encoded by the coding sequence ATGTCGATGTCCGACCGCGATGGCTTTATTTGGACTGATGGGAAGCTAATTCCTTGGCGCGAGGCCAATATTCATGTGTTAACACACAGCCTACACTACGGAATGGGCGTTTTTGAGGGTATCCGCGCCTACAAAACCCCCCAGGGAACTGCCATTTTTCGCCTCCCAGAGCACGTAAAACGCCTTTTTAATGGCACCAAGATCTTCCAAATGAACATGCCGTTCAGCCCAGAAGAGGTCACCAAGGGCATTATTGATGTTGTTAACAGCAATAAGCTCGAAGCCTGCTACATCCGCCCAATTATCTTTATCGGCTCCCAAAAGTTGGGAATCTCCCCTAAAGGGAACAGCATCCACACCTCCATTGCCGCCTGGGAATGGGGTGCTTATTTGGGTGAAGATGGTCTTAACAAGGGAATTCGCGTTAAAACCTCCTCATTTACACGTCATTTTGTAAATTCTTCCCTAGTTCGCGCCAAAGCCTCTGGTTATTACATCAACTCCATTTTGGCTAACCAAGAAGTGACTGCCAATGGATACGACGAAGCTTTATTGCTTGATACCGAAGGTTATGTATCCGAAGGTTCTGGCGAAAACCTCTTTCTGGTTCGCAACGGTATTGTGTACACGCCCGATTTAGCCTCTTGCTTAGATGGCATCACACGTGATTCGGTAATGCAGATTGCCAAAGATCTGGGTTATGAAGTTCGCGAAAAACGCCTCACTCGAGACGAAGTCTATTCTGCTGATGAAGCCTTCTTTACCGGTACTGCTGCAGAAGTTACCCCAATTCGGGAATTGGATGACCGCACGATTGGTGACGGTAAGCGTGGCCCAATCACCGAAAAAATTCAGAAGACGTATTTCGATGCGGTGTATGGCAGAGATGACAAATATAAATCTTGGCTCACTTACGTAAAGTAG
- a CDS encoding nuclear transport factor 2 family protein has translation MPKLARLFHSADDVVEAWRDALSHRDVQAALDIWLDDDSITCVLPEGHRLTGHAEIREGLERLLAKQPLFLEPIACISHSVLGAAVYDTTEAVHLRADQVEAEFFINITLVLLQDSQGWRIAHLHASHSTEDTFDAPSTPHGLH, from the coding sequence ATGCCAAAACTTGCCAGACTCTTTCACAGTGCAGATGATGTTGTGGAGGCATGGCGAGATGCATTGAGTCATCGCGATGTACAAGCTGCCCTAGATATTTGGCTAGACGATGACTCAATTACTTGCGTACTCCCCGAAGGGCATCGCCTTACCGGTCATGCGGAAATTCGGGAAGGTTTAGAAAGATTGCTTGCTAAGCAACCTTTATTTTTAGAGCCAATTGCTTGCATTAGCCACTCCGTTTTAGGCGCCGCAGTGTATGACACAACAGAAGCCGTACATCTCAGAGCAGATCAAGTTGAAGCAGAATTTTTCATCAATATTACGTTGGTGTTACTTCAAGACAGTCAAGGCTGGCGCATTGCTCACCTGCATGCCAGCCACTCCACCGAAGATACCTTCGACGCACCCTCTACTCCGCACGGACTTCATTAA
- a CDS encoding zinc-finger domain-containing protein, producing MTQAQVVMVDGKDLPLHCPTNKTPAWNSHPRVFLDITKTGEAKCPYCGAEYKLIPGTEPHGH from the coding sequence ATGACTCAAGCTCAAGTGGTAATGGTGGACGGCAAAGATTTACCTTTACATTGCCCCACCAATAAAACTCCAGCATGGAATTCGCATCCACGCGTTTTTCTAGACATCACTAAAACCGGTGAAGCCAAGTGCCCTTACTGCGGCGCAGAGTACAAACTCATCCCCGGCACTGAACCGCACGGTCACTAA
- a CDS encoding phosphoglycerate kinase, protein MPESLFKVKRLSELAQSGQLKGKRVLIRADLNVPQDEAGNITEDTRIRASMPAVQMCLDAGAAVMVTSHLGRPTEGEFKSEDSLAPVADRIASLLNRKVPLISDWVNGGFEVNPGELVLLENCRLNVGEKKNNDELAKKIAALCDVYVNDAFGTAHRAEATTHGVAKFAPVACAGPLMAAELDALSRALASPKRPLVAIVAGSKVSSKLTILKALSEKVDELIVGGGIANTFMLAKGLPIGKSLAEPDLVDEAREIMEIMEKRGAHVPIPEDVVVANELSPLARANRVPSDQVADDDMILDIGPKTAARLSIMLAHAGTIVWNGPLGVFEIDQFGGGTKMLAAAIAHSPAFSIAGGGDTLAAIAKYGIENQVDYISTGGGAFLEFLEGKALPAFAVLAERAKD, encoded by the coding sequence ATGCCGGAATCCTTATTTAAAGTTAAGCGTTTAAGTGAATTAGCCCAATCAGGTCAATTAAAGGGTAAGCGGGTTTTGATCCGTGCTGACCTGAATGTTCCTCAAGACGAGGCAGGAAACATTACAGAAGACACTCGTATTCGGGCATCTATGCCAGCGGTGCAAATGTGTCTCGATGCTGGGGCTGCGGTAATGGTAACTTCGCATTTAGGTCGTCCGACCGAAGGTGAATTTAAATCTGAAGATAGTCTGGCTCCGGTAGCCGATCGTATTGCTAGTTTGCTAAATCGCAAAGTTCCTTTAATTAGTGATTGGGTGAATGGCGGTTTTGAGGTCAATCCAGGCGAGCTAGTCTTACTAGAAAACTGTCGTTTGAATGTGGGCGAGAAAAAGAATAATGACGAGCTAGCTAAAAAGATTGCTGCTTTGTGTGATGTCTACGTCAACGATGCATTTGGAACAGCACATCGTGCTGAGGCAACCACTCATGGCGTAGCAAAATTTGCACCAGTAGCCTGCGCTGGTCCTTTGATGGCTGCTGAATTAGATGCACTTAGCCGTGCATTAGCTAGTCCAAAGCGACCATTAGTGGCAATTGTTGCTGGCTCTAAAGTGTCTTCCAAACTCACCATTTTGAAAGCGTTGTCTGAGAAAGTGGATGAGCTCATCGTCGGTGGTGGTATTGCGAATACCTTCATGTTGGCTAAAGGCTTACCAATTGGAAAATCGCTTGCTGAACCTGATTTGGTTGATGAAGCGAGAGAAATTATGGAGATCATGGAGAAACGTGGTGCTCATGTTCCGATTCCAGAAGATGTCGTAGTTGCGAATGAATTATCTCCATTGGCCCGGGCAAATAGGGTGCCATCAGATCAAGTGGCAGATGACGATATGATTTTGGATATTGGTCCGAAGACTGCTGCACGTTTATCAATCATGCTTGCTCATGCTGGCACGATTGTGTGGAATGGCCCATTGGGCGTATTTGAAATTGATCAATTTGGCGGTGGCACCAAAATGTTAGCGGCCGCCATAGCGCACTCCCCTGCATTCTCGATTGCTGGTGGCGGGGATACATTGGCAGCGATTGCAAAGTACGGTATTGAGAATCAAGTGGATTACATCTCTACTGGCGGTGGCGCTTTCTTGGAATTCCTTGAAGGAAAAGCTTTGCCAGCCTTTGCAGTGCTTGCTGAAAGAGCGAAAGACTAA
- the waaF gene encoding lipopolysaccharide heptosyltransferase II, whose product MHSILIIAPNWIGDAVMSQPLLASLKTQYPNAKIDVLASTWVAPIYRACTEVHEVIEAKFEHRKLQWSLRKQLADELATKNYQACFVLPNSFKSAIIPWLASIPFRVGYRGEMRFGLINLTLDNPSKVNRPPMVEHYLALSQLLDDGQAPLLVSNTTPKLNVSAAANLSVQTKLQNNSIDPANVYIMCPGAEYGQTKRWPTHHFAELAQRLIDSNPNNQIILLGSKGDRSLAQEIYSQTERSVQIYNWCGDTLLDEAIALIGMSKAVISNDSGLMHIAAALKTPQVAIFGSSDPAHTPPLSDKARVIWLNLPCSPCHKRVCPLGHLKCLNDILPEQVFATLNTLQS is encoded by the coding sequence ATGCACAGTATTCTGATCATTGCCCCAAACTGGATTGGGGATGCGGTAATGAGTCAGCCTTTATTGGCAAGCCTCAAAACTCAATATCCAAACGCCAAGATTGATGTTCTTGCTAGCACCTGGGTAGCACCAATCTATCGGGCCTGCACAGAAGTGCATGAGGTCATTGAGGCAAAGTTTGAACACAGAAAATTGCAGTGGAGCTTACGTAAGCAGTTGGCCGACGAACTAGCAACAAAAAACTATCAAGCCTGCTTTGTGTTGCCCAATAGCTTTAAATCAGCAATCATTCCTTGGCTTGCAAGCATCCCTTTTCGAGTTGGCTATCGTGGTGAGATGCGCTTTGGCTTAATCAATCTCACATTAGATAATCCAAGCAAAGTGAATCGCCCGCCTATGGTTGAGCACTATCTTGCATTGAGTCAATTACTGGATGATGGGCAGGCGCCTTTATTAGTCAGCAACACAACACCAAAATTAAATGTTTCTGCAGCTGCAAATCTTTCTGTGCAGACCAAATTACAAAATAATTCGATCGACCCTGCCAACGTTTACATCATGTGTCCAGGCGCTGAATACGGTCAAACCAAACGCTGGCCTACGCATCATTTCGCAGAACTAGCGCAAAGATTAATCGACAGCAACCCAAATAACCAAATCATTCTTCTGGGTAGTAAAGGGGATCGCTCGCTTGCCCAAGAAATTTATTCCCAAACTGAGCGTAGCGTCCAAATTTATAACTGGTGTGGAGACACTTTGCTTGATGAGGCAATTGCACTGATCGGTATGAGCAAAGCAGTTATCAGTAATGACTCAGGCTTGATGCATATTGCCGCGGCCCTCAAAACACCCCAAGTAGCTATCTTTGGCTCAAGCGATCCAGCGCATACGCCCCCACTATCCGATAAAGCCAGAGTCATTTGGCTGAACTTGCCCTGTAGCCCGTGTCACAAAAGAGTCTGTCCTCTAGGACATCTAAAGTGTCTCAATGACATCTTGCCAGAACAAGTATTCGCTACACTAAATACCTTGCAGTCATAA
- a CDS encoding M48 family metalloprotease — translation MQEIKSVPKTSFLRRALAIQLMASLAFAGFPAYAATPAGDVSVEGNSAAIQNIGRAMQSPDARPANAPTRSSLQSQPTIILPDMGDPGGDALSRMDERKYGEMIMRQIRPDADYSNDLPLYDFLNQMERRLLQAARKLQLGGANEQGSGAYNFEVFAVKDSSINAFALPGGFIGFHTGLIVNAESDSEVASVMGHETGHVLQRHLARQMDKQTTNMMIALAGMVLGALAVSRNPSAAAGLMQGGQAVAVNNQLSYSRDAEREADRIGFQILDASGYDVNGAPGFFQRLQKATGIMDKGVPGYVRTHPLTTDRIADMQDRARTVGARNVPTSVEFYFIKARARMEQSGTSSGMYDLKNTFDSLSKQQAIGKQLEGFYGLALIAQRQGKVDLAEADLQQARNLAQKASAPGSPIQRQSLSLDITASELALAKGRGEEALQIAQATLRAYPQSYAAGAAMINAELKLGRNNDAITWLKARTRAQPNEVVWWNLLSKSYDQAGNIPMRHYALGEKYALEGAWPSAIEQLRIARSAGGADFYQGSSIDARLREMQRQYQDELKEQGKQMPG, via the coding sequence ATGCAAGAGATAAAGTCAGTTCCAAAAACCTCTTTTTTGCGCCGTGCTTTAGCTATTCAGTTAATGGCGAGCCTTGCCTTTGCTGGCTTCCCCGCATATGCAGCTACCCCCGCTGGGGATGTATCTGTGGAGGGCAATTCTGCCGCAATACAGAACATTGGACGTGCTATGCAATCACCCGATGCTCGCCCAGCCAATGCCCCAACACGTAGTTCATTACAAAGTCAGCCCACTATTATTTTGCCTGATATGGGGGATCCTGGCGGAGATGCATTAAGCAGAATGGATGAGCGTAAGTATGGCGAAATGATCATGCGTCAAATTCGCCCAGATGCTGATTATTCAAATGACTTGCCGCTCTATGATTTTCTAAATCAAATGGAACGCCGTCTTTTGCAAGCCGCCAGAAAGTTGCAGCTTGGCGGTGCAAATGAGCAGGGAAGTGGAGCTTATAACTTTGAAGTGTTCGCTGTAAAAGACAGCAGTATCAATGCGTTTGCATTGCCAGGCGGTTTTATTGGATTTCATACGGGCCTGATTGTGAATGCTGAATCAGATTCTGAAGTGGCCTCAGTAATGGGGCATGAGACGGGGCACGTATTACAGCGGCACCTAGCGCGTCAAATGGATAAGCAAACCACCAACATGATGATTGCATTAGCTGGCATGGTTCTGGGGGCTTTAGCCGTTTCACGCAATCCATCCGCAGCCGCTGGCTTGATGCAAGGAGGTCAAGCGGTTGCAGTGAATAACCAATTGTCCTACTCCCGAGATGCGGAGCGGGAAGCTGACCGTATTGGATTCCAGATTTTGGATGCCAGTGGATACGATGTTAATGGCGCACCGGGATTCTTTCAGCGCTTACAAAAAGCCACCGGCATCATGGATAAAGGTGTACCCGGCTATGTCCGTACTCACCCTTTAACAACCGACCGAATTGCTGATATGCAAGACAGAGCGCGGACCGTAGGCGCACGCAATGTACCAACATCTGTTGAGTTTTATTTCATCAAAGCGCGAGCTCGTATGGAGCAATCTGGCACCTCTAGTGGAATGTATGACTTAAAAAATACATTCGACAGCTTGAGTAAGCAACAAGCAATTGGTAAACAGCTAGAAGGTTTTTATGGCTTAGCTTTAATAGCGCAGCGCCAAGGAAAGGTTGATCTAGCAGAGGCTGATTTGCAGCAAGCACGCAATCTGGCTCAGAAAGCAAGTGCACCAGGGTCACCCATTCAAAGGCAGAGTCTATCCCTTGATATCACGGCCTCCGAGTTAGCATTAGCAAAAGGACGTGGTGAAGAGGCGCTACAAATTGCTCAGGCTACTTTGCGGGCGTATCCCCAGTCTTATGCCGCTGGTGCTGCCATGATTAATGCAGAGCTAAAGCTGGGCCGTAATAATGATGCAATTACTTGGTTAAAGGCGCGTACTCGAGCCCAACCTAACGAGGTTGTATGGTGGAATCTACTCTCTAAGTCTTATGATCAAGCAGGCAATATTCCGATGCGCCATTACGCACTAGGTGAAAAGTACGCGCTTGAGGGAGCATGGCCTTCAGCAATTGAACAACTTCGGATTGCACGCTCTGCTGGTGGTGCAGATTTTTACCAGGGCTCAAGTATTGATGCTCGCTTACGTGAAATGCAACGTCAATACCAGGATGAGCTTAAAGAGCAGGGTAAACAAATGCCAGGCTAG
- the moaC gene encoding cyclic pyranopterin monophosphate synthase MoaC, whose protein sequence is MNKLTHFDASGQAHMVNVGDKPNTHRIAVATGKITMLPETFKMVEAGTHKKGDVLGIARIAGIQASKRTSDLIPLCHPLALTHVSLEFQTNPKENSIACQVRAETTGPTGVEMEALTAVQVALLTIYDMCKAVDRGMVMGDVKLLEKSGGKSGEWKSTE, encoded by the coding sequence ATGAACAAACTAACTCATTTTGATGCAAGTGGGCAAGCCCACATGGTAAACGTTGGCGATAAACCCAATACCCATCGCATCGCCGTCGCCACGGGCAAAATTACGATGCTGCCTGAAACTTTCAAAATGGTAGAGGCTGGCACCCATAAAAAAGGTGATGTACTAGGAATCGCCAGAATTGCAGGGATTCAGGCATCGAAAAGAACATCAGACCTGATTCCTTTATGCCACCCCTTAGCGCTGACTCACGTTAGCCTGGAATTCCAAACCAACCCAAAAGAAAACAGCATTGCCTGCCAAGTCAGAGCCGAAACCACCGGCCCAACTGGCGTCGAAATGGAAGCCCTCACCGCAGTCCAAGTCGCTCTCCTCACAATTTATGACATGTGCAAAGCAGTAGACCGAGGCATGGTGATGGGGGATGTAAAGCTGCTTGAGAAGAGTGGTGGCAAGAGCGGGGAGTGGAAATCTACTGAGTAG